The segment TTCATTAAATTGATCATGAACCATGCATATCCCTTTCCAAGCAATAATTTCCACATTGGTTTGTGAAGCTACGTATTTTGCTAAGTAATCATCAGGTAAAAATATAACTTTATTAACACCAAGTGACTCTACAATTTTTACAGCATTTGCAGATGTACAACAAATATCTGTTTCTGCTTTAACATCTGCTGAAGTATTTACATAAGATACGACTGGTACCCCTGGATATTTTTCTTTAAGTAATCTTACATCTTTGCCAGTTACAGATGATGATAGGGAGCAACCTGCATCCATATCTGGAAGCAAAACTTTCTTTTCTGGGCTCATTAATTTTGAGGTTTCTGCCATAAAGTGAACTCCCGCCATTACAATTATATCTGCTTTTGTTTTTGCGGCTTCTATTGCAAGAGCCAAAGAGTCTGCAGCTACATCTGCTATACCATGATATATTTCTGGAGTTTGATAATTATGTGCAAGAACAATTGCATTTTTTTCTTTCTTTAATTGATTAATTCTATGAATGTATGGAGCATGCACTGACCACTCAATTTCAGGCATTACTTTTGAAATCTTTTGATAAATAGGATCTGTCGCTATTTTAACTTCTTGTGTAAATTCCATGGTAAAATTTATCAATTTGAAACGTCATTGTCATTAATTTATTATGAGACATATTGCGGTCGTGCTGAAATTGGTAGACAGGCACGGTTGAGGGCCGTGTGGACCTAGTCCATGAGAGTTCGAGTCTCTCCGACCGCACCAAAATGAATTTTTTATGGGACCTTTTTAATAAAAATTATAAATCTATTGTGTTGGTAAAGAGAGTTATTTGTTTAATAGAAAGTATTTTTAGACTCATAATTTTAAATTTGATAATATTTTTTTATGAAACAAAAAGGCTTCACTCTAATAGAACTACTAGTCGTTGTTGCAATCATCGGTATATTAGCTGCGGTAGGTGTAGTTGCTTATAGTGGGTATACAAGTGGCGCAAAAAAATCAGCAGCTACTTCTAATCATCAAGCTATAGTTAAATATATAACGACAGAAGCTCTAAAATGTTCGATAGGTGAAAGCACTGCTATGGAAGGAAAATTAGATTGCTCAAAAAGTGGAACTGCAACTTGGAAAGATATTGTCGCAAAAGCAACCGTTGAAGTTTTAAATACAAATTTTAAGAATCCTTATGACTCTAAACCTCCAATTTCTCATGGTGGAAATATTACGAATGATACAGATGTTGGATATAACAGGTTGAGATCTCCTGGAACAAAAATTCAAGTTATAACTTGTGTTAAAACTCCTTGTTCTGGAACTCAATGTAGTATTCCAAATCATGTTTGTAGTAATGACATTGATTTAAGTGGATTATAATTTTTATGACTAAGCAAAAAGGTTTTACATTAATAGAACTTCTAGTTGTTGTAGCCATCATTGGTATTCTAGCTGCAGTAGGTGTAGTTGCTTATAGTGGGTATACTAGTAGTGCAAAAATTAAAACATTAGAAACAAGATATGCAAATATAGAAAAAAAAATTTTAAATTCAGCCACTGGATGTTTTAATGAAATACAAGTTACTTTTGGCCCTTATCTAGATGGAAGATCCCCAAATAGTCATACATGTAATACACCAAGTTTCTCTAAGAATATGTTAAATGCAGATTCAATTACCTATAAGATATATTTAGAAAATTATGGAATAAAAAATCCACTAAATAGTTCTATATAAGGATCTTCATGGAGTAATGGAACATGTCCACCATCAAACGTTCCAAAAGGTCAATTGGCAATGGGTTATGCTCATAAAAATAATACGTGTGGTATGGCAGGAAACATGTCTTGTATTAAAGTTAATCTTGGTGATATTGATGAGGATGGTTCTGATGATTATTTATCAAATGAAATTAATTTTTGTGAGT is part of the Candidatus Pelagibacter sp. HTCC7211 genome and harbors:
- the nadA gene encoding quinolinate synthase NadA, whose amino-acid sequence is MEFTQEVKIATDPIYQKISKVMPEIEWSVHAPYIHRINQLKKEKNAIVLAHNYQTPEIYHGIADVAADSLALAIEAAKTKADIIVMAGVHFMAETSKLMSPEKKVLLPDMDAGCSLSSSVTGKDVRLLKEKYPGVPVVSYVNTSADVKAETDICCTSANAVKIVESLGVNKVIFLPDDYLAKYVASQTNVEIIAWKGICMVHDQFNEKEIFDIRERNPGIKIIAHPECPPEVIKASDFAGSTGGMIDYVKSNQPKKVMMVTECSMSDNIQVENPNVEFIRPCNLCPHMKKITLPKILDCLENETGEIIMDKETIEKARIPVERMAAVGR
- a CDS encoding prepilin-type N-terminal cleavage/methylation domain-containing protein; its protein translation is MKQKGFTLIELLVVVAIIGILAAVGVVAYSGYTSGAKKSAATSNHQAIVKYITTEALKCSIGESTAMEGKLDCSKSGTATWKDIVAKATVEVLNTNFKNPYDSKPPISHGGNITNDTDVGYNRLRSPGTKIQVITCVKTPCSGTQCSIPNHVCSNDIDLSGL